A genomic stretch from Psilocybe cubensis strain MGC-MH-2018 chromosome 1, whole genome shotgun sequence includes:
- a CDS encoding Oxidase ustYa → MLHSGKRHRALLLGITLLAASSLYLTWSLVEFAKSVKNLVAVKAHARRSHVIRPLDSYSFIGGDHPKRLPIEEKLVKMVVQESVHFDLVAPESEQEWLWTASVGDGHIRLGKEKRMFAVAMFHELHCLRAIRNVIEKGWNNFTLPRQHHILHCFNYLRQYTLCSADATLEPGDFTKRNFTAERFGATHTCVDWEPAYEIAEEKWSEWTEFRVAHGIPWHDDVT, encoded by the exons ATGCTACACAGTGGTAAACGACATCGAGCGCTACTCTTGGGCATTACACTCTTGGCTGCATCTTCGCTGTATTTGACGTGGTCATTGGTTGAATTCGCAAAAAGCGTCAAGAATCTTGTCGCTGTAAAGGCTCACGCCAGAAGGAGCCATGTAATAAGGCCTCTGGATTCGTATT CATTTATCGGAGGTGACCATCCAAAGCGCCTTCCAATCGAAGAAAAACTTGTAAAGATGGTCGTACAGGAGAGCGTGCATTTCGACCTCGTTGCACCCGAGTCGGAGCAAGAGTGGTTGTGGACGGCGTCCGTAGGAGACGGCCATATTCGACTAGGAAAGGAGAAAAGGATGTTCGCAGTCGCCATGTTTCACGAACTTCATTGCCTGAGGGCTATTCGAAATGtgatagaaaaaggatggaaCAACTTTACCCTACCACGACAGCACCATATTTTGCACTGCTTCAATTACCTTCGGCAGTATACGCTTTGTTCTGCGGATGCGACGCTTGAACCTGGCGACTTTACGAAGCGAAATTTCACTGCAGAGAGATTTGGGGCAACACATACGTGCGTGGATTGGGAGCCGGCATACGAAATAGCAGAAGAGAAATGGTCTGAGTGGACCGAATTCCGCGTGGCTCATGGCATCCCATGGCACGACGATGTGACATAG